The following are encoded in a window of Impatiens glandulifera chromosome 5, dImpGla2.1, whole genome shotgun sequence genomic DNA:
- the LOC124940412 gene encoding ubiquitin-conjugating enzyme E2 28-like — MASKRIQKELKDLQKDPPTSCSAGPVGEDMFHWQATIMGPADSPFSGGVFLVTIHFPPDYPFKPPKVSFKTKVFHPNINSNGSICLDILKEQWSPALTISKVLLSICSLLTDPNPDDPLVPEIANMYKVDRGKYEMTARAWTQKYAMG; from the exons ATGGCTTCGAAGAGGATTCAGAAGGAGTTGAAGGACCTTCAAAAAGATCCCCCTACTTCATGCAGTGCTG GACCCGTTGGTGAGGATATGTTCCACTGGCAGGCTACAATAATGGGCCCAGCAGACAGCCCGTTTTCTGGAGGAGTTTTTCTTGTAACTATTCATTTCCCTCCAGATTACCCATTCAAGCCACCGAAG GTGTCCTTCAAAACAAAAGTGTTCCATCCAAACATCAACAGCAATGGTAGCATTTGCCTTGACATCCTAAAAGAACAGTGGAGTCCAGCTCTTACAATATCCAAG GTTTTGCTTTCGATCTGTTCACTGCTGACTGATCCAAACCCAGATGATCCTTTGGTGCCCGAGATTGCCAATATGTATAAGGTTGACAGAGGCAAGTATGAGATGACAGCTAGGGCCTGGACTCAAAAGTATGCAATGGGTTGA